The following proteins come from a genomic window of Rutidosis leptorrhynchoides isolate AG116_Rl617_1_P2 chromosome 10, CSIRO_AGI_Rlap_v1, whole genome shotgun sequence:
- the LOC139872139 gene encoding uncharacterized protein isoform X4, translated as MGKADDDVIELEEELMELVTQLACADEEFSDMFCTSLRVKSDFLDQSIRKLKDGAHDFSLSSREPAESLDDMLKSLFCCYSQKKDQQKFADNTSVASCSYHQVHSDELSRNNKQNSGSSNANRMGKSTNLAVTPLEKRILSQAKVKVEEPNADYPRMTPVSEYTSGHFKRSMLDKNSKWNIVKIKSPIITTDVPINMTGRCKSICQKSKTKGNWNDQLKMVKSQPDDDENIDYTSNCLVEVSQETNAKQNNSDELGFYHGNPNPEDNQEPKTSFSQTLCLVDPSSKPKTNQNGTKEPGFFHGNSDPEDNREPKATFSQSPCLADPSMKPKPKPNGTKELGFFHGKSDPNYQESKTSLSKSLSLLESSQKPKLTDNITKQLGFFHGNYNSKNHQEPKVSLSESLYSTKTYKRRKQRLSSPFQISSSSVILLEEPKPLAIIDVDVDVDVSNLHDMDYYTVEDMKVIARQRNLRGYSKLRKAELAHVLGIKVTEGRRRQKRKETLSSSKDKGCAVDIVS; from the exons ATGGGCAAAGCAGATGATGACGTCATCGAACTTGAAGAAGAGCTTATGGAGCTAGTGACCCAACTAGCATGCGCAGATGAAGAATTTTCAGATATGTTCTGTACATCGCTAAGAGTGAAGAGTGATTTCCTTGATCAATCAATAAGGAAACTAAAAGATGGTGCTCATGATTTTTCATTATCAAGCAGGGAACCAGCTGAAAGCTTAGATGATATGCTGAAGTCTCTTTTCTGCTGTTACTCACAAAAGAAAGATCAACAG AAGTTTGCAGATAATACCTCTGTTGCTTCATGTTCCTACCATCAAGTGCACTCAGACGAACTATCCAGGAACAATAAACAAAACAGTGGTTCTTCAAACGCCAATCGTATGGGGAAAAGCACAAACTTGGCTGTCACTCCATTGGAGAAACGTATACTTTCACAGGCCAAAGTTAAGGTTGAAGAACCGAATGCTGATTACCCT CGTATGACTCCCGTGTCCGAATATACTTCTGGACATTTTAAGCGCTCCATGCTGGACAAGAACTCAAAATGGAACATAGTTAAAATAAAGAGCCCTATTATTACGACCGATGTTCCAATAAATATGACTGGTAGATGCAAATCTATCTGCCAGAAGTCAAAAACCAAGGGAAATTGGAACGATCAGCTAAAGATGGTCAAGTCCCAG CCCGATGATGATGAAAATATAGACTACACATCCAATTGTTTGGTAGAAGTATCTCAAGAGACCAATGCGAAGCAAAATAATTCCGACGAACTCGGTTTTTATCATGGTAACCCTAATCCAGAAGATAACCAAGAACCAAAAACGTCATTCTCTCAAACTCTATGCTTGGTAGATCCATCTTCGAAACCCAAAACGAACCAAAATGGTACCAAAGAACCGGGTTTTTTTCATGGTAATTCTGACCCGGAAGACAACCGAGAACCAAAAGCAACATTTTCTCAGAGTCCATGCTTGGCAGATCCATCTATGAAACCCAAACCGAAGCCAAATGGTACCAAAGAACTGGGCTTTTTTCATGGTAAATCTGACCCAAATTACCAAGAATCAAAAACCTCACTATCAAAGAGTCTATCTTTACTAGAATCATCTCAAAAACCCAAATTGACAGACAATATTACCAAACAACTGGGTTTTTTTCATGGTAACTATAATTCAAAAAATCACCAAGAACCAAAAGTCTCACTTTCAGAGAGTTTATATTCTACCAAGACTTACAAGAGGCGTAAGCAGAGACTTAGTTCACCATTTCAGATAAGTTCAAGCTCAGTAATATTACTAGAAGAACCCAAACCATTGGCTATAattgatgttgatgttgatgttgatgtgAGTAACTTGCATGATATGGATTATTATACAGTAGAAGATATGAAGGTTATTGCTAGACAACGAAATTTGAGAGGTTATTCTAAGCTTCGCAAAGCAGAACTTGCACACGTACTAGGAATTAAGGTTACTGAAG GAAGAAGGAGGCAGAAAAGAAAGGAGACACTGTCCAGTTCTAAAGATAAAGGGTGCGCCGTAGATATTGTTTCTTGA
- the LOC139872139 gene encoding uncharacterized protein isoform X1 has product MTSGTRLIIRKLKSLIHSVLLMVIHCLITLYILEETALNETSCIQVLSILMGKADDDVIELEEELMELVTQLACADEEFSDMFCTSLRVKSDFLDQSIRKLKDGAHDFSLSSREPAESLDDMLKSLFCCYSQKKDQQKFADNTSVASCSYHQVHSDELSRNNKQNSGSSNANRMGKSTNLAVTPLEKRILSQAKVKVEEPNADYPRMTPVSEYTSGHFKRSMLDKNSKWNIVKIKSPIITTDVPINMTGRCKSICQKSKTKGNWNDQLKMVKSQPDDDENIDYTSNCLVEVSQETNAKQNNSDELGFYHGNPNPEDNQEPKTSFSQTLCLVDPSSKPKTNQNGTKEPGFFHGNSDPEDNREPKATFSQSPCLADPSMKPKPKPNGTKELGFFHGKSDPNYQESKTSLSKSLSLLESSQKPKLTDNITKQLGFFHGNYNSKNHQEPKVSLSESLYSTKTYKRRKQRLSSPFQISSSSVILLEEPKPLAIIDVDVDVDVSNLHDMDYYTVEDMKVIARQRNLRGYSKLRKAELAHVLGIKVTEGRRRQKRKETLSSSKDKGCAVDIVS; this is encoded by the exons ATGACCTCTGGGACCCGCCTAATTATCAGG AAACTGAAGAGCCTAATTCATTCTGTCTTGCTTATGGTGATTCACTGTCTCATCAcactat ATATTTTAGAAGAGACGGCTTTAAATGAGACGAGCTGCATACAAGTTCTCAGTATTTTGATGGGCAAAGCAGATGATGACGTCATCGAACTTGAAGAAGAGCTTATGGAGCTAGTGACCCAACTAGCATGCGCAGATGAAGAATTTTCAGATATGTTCTGTACATCGCTAAGAGTGAAGAGTGATTTCCTTGATCAATCAATAAGGAAACTAAAAGATGGTGCTCATGATTTTTCATTATCAAGCAGGGAACCAGCTGAAAGCTTAGATGATATGCTGAAGTCTCTTTTCTGCTGTTACTCACAAAAGAAAGATCAACAG AAGTTTGCAGATAATACCTCTGTTGCTTCATGTTCCTACCATCAAGTGCACTCAGACGAACTATCCAGGAACAATAAACAAAACAGTGGTTCTTCAAACGCCAATCGTATGGGGAAAAGCACAAACTTGGCTGTCACTCCATTGGAGAAACGTATACTTTCACAGGCCAAAGTTAAGGTTGAAGAACCGAATGCTGATTACCCT CGTATGACTCCCGTGTCCGAATATACTTCTGGACATTTTAAGCGCTCCATGCTGGACAAGAACTCAAAATGGAACATAGTTAAAATAAAGAGCCCTATTATTACGACCGATGTTCCAATAAATATGACTGGTAGATGCAAATCTATCTGCCAGAAGTCAAAAACCAAGGGAAATTGGAACGATCAGCTAAAGATGGTCAAGTCCCAG CCCGATGATGATGAAAATATAGACTACACATCCAATTGTTTGGTAGAAGTATCTCAAGAGACCAATGCGAAGCAAAATAATTCCGACGAACTCGGTTTTTATCATGGTAACCCTAATCCAGAAGATAACCAAGAACCAAAAACGTCATTCTCTCAAACTCTATGCTTGGTAGATCCATCTTCGAAACCCAAAACGAACCAAAATGGTACCAAAGAACCGGGTTTTTTTCATGGTAATTCTGACCCGGAAGACAACCGAGAACCAAAAGCAACATTTTCTCAGAGTCCATGCTTGGCAGATCCATCTATGAAACCCAAACCGAAGCCAAATGGTACCAAAGAACTGGGCTTTTTTCATGGTAAATCTGACCCAAATTACCAAGAATCAAAAACCTCACTATCAAAGAGTCTATCTTTACTAGAATCATCTCAAAAACCCAAATTGACAGACAATATTACCAAACAACTGGGTTTTTTTCATGGTAACTATAATTCAAAAAATCACCAAGAACCAAAAGTCTCACTTTCAGAGAGTTTATATTCTACCAAGACTTACAAGAGGCGTAAGCAGAGACTTAGTTCACCATTTCAGATAAGTTCAAGCTCAGTAATATTACTAGAAGAACCCAAACCATTGGCTATAattgatgttgatgttgatgttgatgtgAGTAACTTGCATGATATGGATTATTATACAGTAGAAGATATGAAGGTTATTGCTAGACAACGAAATTTGAGAGGTTATTCTAAGCTTCGCAAAGCAGAACTTGCACACGTACTAGGAATTAAGGTTACTGAAG GAAGAAGGAGGCAGAAAAGAAAGGAGACACTGTCCAGTTCTAAAGATAAAGGGTGCGCCGTAGATATTGTTTCTTGA
- the LOC139872139 gene encoding uncharacterized protein isoform X3 yields the protein MDDLWDPPNYQETEEPNSFCLAYDILEETALNETSCIQVLSILMGKADDDVIELEEELMELVTQLACADEEFSDMFCTSLRVKSDFLDQSIRKLKDGAHDFSLSSREPAESLDDMLKSLFCCYSQKKDQQKFADNTSVASCSYHQVHSDELSRNNKQNSGSSNANRMGKSTNLAVTPLEKRILSQAKVKVEEPNADYPRMTPVSEYTSGHFKRSMLDKNSKWNIVKIKSPIITTDVPINMTGRCKSICQKSKTKGNWNDQLKMVKSQPDDDENIDYTSNCLVEVSQETNAKQNNSDELGFYHGNPNPEDNQEPKTSFSQTLCLVDPSSKPKTNQNGTKEPGFFHGNSDPEDNREPKATFSQSPCLADPSMKPKPKPNGTKELGFFHGKSDPNYQESKTSLSKSLSLLESSQKPKLTDNITKQLGFFHGNYNSKNHQEPKVSLSESLYSTKTYKRRKQRLSSPFQISSSSVILLEEPKPLAIIDVDVDVDVSNLHDMDYYTVEDMKVIARQRNLRGYSKLRKAELAHVLGIKVTEGRRRQKRKETLSSSKDKGCAVDIVS from the exons ATGGATGACCTCTGGGACCCGCCTAATTATCAGG AAACTGAAGAGCCTAATTCATTCTGTCTTGCTTATG ATATTTTAGAAGAGACGGCTTTAAATGAGACGAGCTGCATACAAGTTCTCAGTATTTTGATGGGCAAAGCAGATGATGACGTCATCGAACTTGAAGAAGAGCTTATGGAGCTAGTGACCCAACTAGCATGCGCAGATGAAGAATTTTCAGATATGTTCTGTACATCGCTAAGAGTGAAGAGTGATTTCCTTGATCAATCAATAAGGAAACTAAAAGATGGTGCTCATGATTTTTCATTATCAAGCAGGGAACCAGCTGAAAGCTTAGATGATATGCTGAAGTCTCTTTTCTGCTGTTACTCACAAAAGAAAGATCAACAG AAGTTTGCAGATAATACCTCTGTTGCTTCATGTTCCTACCATCAAGTGCACTCAGACGAACTATCCAGGAACAATAAACAAAACAGTGGTTCTTCAAACGCCAATCGTATGGGGAAAAGCACAAACTTGGCTGTCACTCCATTGGAGAAACGTATACTTTCACAGGCCAAAGTTAAGGTTGAAGAACCGAATGCTGATTACCCT CGTATGACTCCCGTGTCCGAATATACTTCTGGACATTTTAAGCGCTCCATGCTGGACAAGAACTCAAAATGGAACATAGTTAAAATAAAGAGCCCTATTATTACGACCGATGTTCCAATAAATATGACTGGTAGATGCAAATCTATCTGCCAGAAGTCAAAAACCAAGGGAAATTGGAACGATCAGCTAAAGATGGTCAAGTCCCAG CCCGATGATGATGAAAATATAGACTACACATCCAATTGTTTGGTAGAAGTATCTCAAGAGACCAATGCGAAGCAAAATAATTCCGACGAACTCGGTTTTTATCATGGTAACCCTAATCCAGAAGATAACCAAGAACCAAAAACGTCATTCTCTCAAACTCTATGCTTGGTAGATCCATCTTCGAAACCCAAAACGAACCAAAATGGTACCAAAGAACCGGGTTTTTTTCATGGTAATTCTGACCCGGAAGACAACCGAGAACCAAAAGCAACATTTTCTCAGAGTCCATGCTTGGCAGATCCATCTATGAAACCCAAACCGAAGCCAAATGGTACCAAAGAACTGGGCTTTTTTCATGGTAAATCTGACCCAAATTACCAAGAATCAAAAACCTCACTATCAAAGAGTCTATCTTTACTAGAATCATCTCAAAAACCCAAATTGACAGACAATATTACCAAACAACTGGGTTTTTTTCATGGTAACTATAATTCAAAAAATCACCAAGAACCAAAAGTCTCACTTTCAGAGAGTTTATATTCTACCAAGACTTACAAGAGGCGTAAGCAGAGACTTAGTTCACCATTTCAGATAAGTTCAAGCTCAGTAATATTACTAGAAGAACCCAAACCATTGGCTATAattgatgttgatgttgatgttgatgtgAGTAACTTGCATGATATGGATTATTATACAGTAGAAGATATGAAGGTTATTGCTAGACAACGAAATTTGAGAGGTTATTCTAAGCTTCGCAAAGCAGAACTTGCACACGTACTAGGAATTAAGGTTACTGAAG GAAGAAGGAGGCAGAAAAGAAAGGAGACACTGTCCAGTTCTAAAGATAAAGGGTGCGCCGTAGATATTGTTTCTTGA
- the LOC139872139 gene encoding uncharacterized protein isoform X2, protein MTSGTRLIIRKLKSLIHSVLLMVIHCLITLYILEETALNETSCIQVLSILMGKADDDVIELEEELMELVTQLACADEEFSDMFCTSLRVKSDFLDQSIRKLKDGAHDFSLSSREPAESLDDMLKSLFCCYSQKKDQQKFADNTSVASCSYHQVHSDELSRNNKQNSGSSNANRMGKSTNLAVTPLEKRILSQAKVKVEEPNADYPRMTPVSEYTSGHFKRSMLDKNSKWNIVKIKSPIITTDVPINMTGRCKSICQKSKTKGNWNDQLKMVKSQPDDDENIDYTSNCLVEVSQETNAKQNNSDELGFYHGNPNPEDNQEPKTSFSQTLCLVDPSSKPKTNQNGTKEPGFFHGNSDPEDNREPKATFSQSPCLADPSMKPKPKPNGTKELGFFHGKSDPNYQESKTSLSKSLSLLESSQKPKLTDNITKQLGFFHGNYNSKNHQEPKVSLSESLYSTKTYKRRKQRLSSPFQISSSSVILLEEPKPLAIIDVDVDVDVSNLHDMDYYTVEDMKVIARQRNLRGYSKLRKAELAHVLGIKVTEGRRRQKRKETLSSSKDKGYKN, encoded by the exons ATGACCTCTGGGACCCGCCTAATTATCAGG AAACTGAAGAGCCTAATTCATTCTGTCTTGCTTATGGTGATTCACTGTCTCATCAcactat ATATTTTAGAAGAGACGGCTTTAAATGAGACGAGCTGCATACAAGTTCTCAGTATTTTGATGGGCAAAGCAGATGATGACGTCATCGAACTTGAAGAAGAGCTTATGGAGCTAGTGACCCAACTAGCATGCGCAGATGAAGAATTTTCAGATATGTTCTGTACATCGCTAAGAGTGAAGAGTGATTTCCTTGATCAATCAATAAGGAAACTAAAAGATGGTGCTCATGATTTTTCATTATCAAGCAGGGAACCAGCTGAAAGCTTAGATGATATGCTGAAGTCTCTTTTCTGCTGTTACTCACAAAAGAAAGATCAACAG AAGTTTGCAGATAATACCTCTGTTGCTTCATGTTCCTACCATCAAGTGCACTCAGACGAACTATCCAGGAACAATAAACAAAACAGTGGTTCTTCAAACGCCAATCGTATGGGGAAAAGCACAAACTTGGCTGTCACTCCATTGGAGAAACGTATACTTTCACAGGCCAAAGTTAAGGTTGAAGAACCGAATGCTGATTACCCT CGTATGACTCCCGTGTCCGAATATACTTCTGGACATTTTAAGCGCTCCATGCTGGACAAGAACTCAAAATGGAACATAGTTAAAATAAAGAGCCCTATTATTACGACCGATGTTCCAATAAATATGACTGGTAGATGCAAATCTATCTGCCAGAAGTCAAAAACCAAGGGAAATTGGAACGATCAGCTAAAGATGGTCAAGTCCCAG CCCGATGATGATGAAAATATAGACTACACATCCAATTGTTTGGTAGAAGTATCTCAAGAGACCAATGCGAAGCAAAATAATTCCGACGAACTCGGTTTTTATCATGGTAACCCTAATCCAGAAGATAACCAAGAACCAAAAACGTCATTCTCTCAAACTCTATGCTTGGTAGATCCATCTTCGAAACCCAAAACGAACCAAAATGGTACCAAAGAACCGGGTTTTTTTCATGGTAATTCTGACCCGGAAGACAACCGAGAACCAAAAGCAACATTTTCTCAGAGTCCATGCTTGGCAGATCCATCTATGAAACCCAAACCGAAGCCAAATGGTACCAAAGAACTGGGCTTTTTTCATGGTAAATCTGACCCAAATTACCAAGAATCAAAAACCTCACTATCAAAGAGTCTATCTTTACTAGAATCATCTCAAAAACCCAAATTGACAGACAATATTACCAAACAACTGGGTTTTTTTCATGGTAACTATAATTCAAAAAATCACCAAGAACCAAAAGTCTCACTTTCAGAGAGTTTATATTCTACCAAGACTTACAAGAGGCGTAAGCAGAGACTTAGTTCACCATTTCAGATAAGTTCAAGCTCAGTAATATTACTAGAAGAACCCAAACCATTGGCTATAattgatgttgatgttgatgttgatgtgAGTAACTTGCATGATATGGATTATTATACAGTAGAAGATATGAAGGTTATTGCTAGACAACGAAATTTGAGAGGTTATTCTAAGCTTCGCAAAGCAGAACTTGCACACGTACTAGGAATTAAGGTTACTGAAG GAAGAAGGAGGCAGAAAAGAAAGGAGACACTGTCCAGTTCTAAAGATAAAGG GTATAAGAACTAG